Proteins found in one Chlamydia pneumoniae TW-183 genomic segment:
- a CDS encoding UDP-N-acetylmuramoyl-L-alanyl-D-glutamate--2,6-diaminopimelate ligase, with protein sequence MDLKELLHGVQAKIYGKVRPLEVRNLTRDSRCVSVGDIFIAHKGQRYDGNDFAVDALANGAIAIASSLYNPFLSVVQIITPNLEELEAELSAKYYEYPSSKLHTIGVTGTNGKTTVTCLIKALLDSYQKPSGLLGTIEHILGEGVIKDGFTTPTPALLQKYLATMVRQNRDAVVMEVSSIGLASGRVAYTNFDTAVLTNITLDHLDFHGTFETYVAAKAKLFSLVPPSGMVVINTDSPYASQCIESAKAPVITYGIESAADYRATDIQLSSSGTKYTLVYGDQKIACSSSFIGKYNVYNLLAAISTVHASLRCDLEDLLEKIGLCQPPPGRLDPVLMGPCPVYIDYAHTPDALDNVLTGLHELLPEGGRLIVVFGCGGDRDRSKRKLMAQVVERYGFAVVTSDNPRSEPPEDIVNEICDGFYSKNYFIEIDRKQAITYALSIASDRDIVLIAGKGHEAYQIFKHQTVAFDDKQTVCEVLASYV encoded by the coding sequence ATGGATTTAAAAGAGTTACTCCATGGGGTTCAAGCTAAAATCTACGGGAAAGTTCGCCCTCTTGAAGTGCGCAACTTGACACGTGATTCCCGTTGTGTGAGTGTTGGCGACATTTTTATAGCCCATAAGGGACAGCGCTACGACGGAAATGATTTTGCTGTCGATGCTTTAGCTAATGGAGCAATTGCCATTGCTTCTTCACTATACAATCCGTTTCTTTCCGTTGTTCAGATCATCACTCCTAATCTCGAAGAATTAGAGGCTGAGCTTTCTGCAAAGTATTACGAATACCCTTCAAGTAAGCTCCATACCATTGGGGTGACTGGAACCAATGGGAAAACTACAGTTACATGTTTGATTAAAGCTTTATTGGATAGCTATCAAAAACCTTCAGGGCTTTTAGGAACCATAGAGCATATCTTAGGAGAGGGGGTGATTAAAGATGGGTTTACTACACCTACACCCGCTCTTTTACAGAAGTATTTAGCCACTATGGTACGTCAAAATAGAGACGCTGTTGTTATGGAAGTCTCTTCTATAGGACTTGCCTCTGGAAGAGTAGCCTATACCAATTTTGATACAGCAGTTCTGACTAATATTACCTTAGATCATCTCGATTTTCATGGCACATTTGAAACCTATGTTGCGGCGAAAGCCAAGCTTTTCTCTCTCGTGCCCCCTTCGGGAATGGTTGTTATCAACACAGACTCTCCCTACGCTTCTCAGTGTATTGAGAGTGCAAAGGCACCGGTCATCACTTATGGTATAGAGAGTGCTGCTGACTACCGAGCCACCGATATCCAACTTTCTTCCTCGGGAACAAAGTATACCTTGGTGTACGGGGACCAAAAAATTGCGTGCTCTTCCTCATTTATTGGAAAGTACAACGTCTATAACCTACTTGCTGCGATCTCTACAGTACATGCAAGTTTGCGTTGCGATCTTGAAGATTTGCTAGAAAAGATAGGCTTGTGTCAACCTCCTCCAGGTCGTTTGGATCCTGTACTTATGGGTCCCTGCCCTGTATATATTGATTATGCACACACCCCCGATGCTTTAGACAATGTCTTAACAGGATTGCATGAGTTACTTCCTGAGGGGGGAAGACTGATTGTTGTTTTTGGTTGCGGTGGAGATAGAGATCGCAGTAAACGGAAGTTGATGGCCCAGGTGGTAGAGCGTTATGGTTTTGCTGTTGTAACTTCAGATAACCCTAGGAGCGAGCCTCCTGAAGATATTGTGAATGAAATTTGTGATGGGTTTTATTCAAAAAACTATTTCATCGAAATCGACAGAAAACAAGCAATTACATATGCTCTGTCTATTGCCTCAGATAGAGATATAGTGTTAATAGCGGGAAAAGGGCATGAAGCTTACCAAATATTTAAACACCAAACAGTTGCGTTCGATGATAAGCAGACTGTTTGTGAGGTACTCGCTTCCTATGTCTAA